One segment of Desulfurella sp. DNA contains the following:
- the lexA gene encoding transcriptional repressor LexA gives MEFDYLLQKRYGQIVEFYRLNNRMPTYKEMSLLFNVKSKNAVFKTIAKLEHLGLVKKEERHITLKPISIKLLGNIEAGFPSPAEEELLDTISIDRLLVKNPNTSFLLKVSGDSMIEAGIMPGDFVIVDRSVEPKEGDIVIACVDNNWTMKYLSKENGSYILIAANKNYKPIKPKSELTIAGVVVGVARKYR, from the coding sequence ATGGAGTTTGATTACTTGCTACAAAAGCGCTATGGACAGATTGTAGAGTTTTATAGGTTAAATAATAGGATGCCTACCTACAAAGAAATGAGCTTGTTATTTAATGTTAAATCAAAAAATGCAGTTTTTAAAACTATAGCAAAATTAGAACACTTAGGTCTTGTTAAAAAAGAAGAGCGCCATATTACGCTAAAGCCTATTAGTATAAAACTGCTTGGAAACATAGAAGCAGGTTTTCCAAGCCCGGCAGAAGAAGAGCTTTTAGATACTATATCTATAGACAGATTGCTTGTGAAAAACCCAAATACTTCTTTCTTGCTCAAAGTTAGCGGAGATTCAATGATTGAGGCAGGCATTATGCCAGGAGACTTTGTAATTGTGGATAGATCCGTTGAGCCCAAAGAAGGCGATATAGTAATTGCATGTGTTGACAATAACTGGACTATGAAGTATTTATCAAAAGAAAATGGCTCATATATCCTGATTGCCGCAAACAAAAATTACAAGCCCATAAAGCCAAAAAGTGAGCTTACTATAGCAGGGGTGGTGGTGGGTGTTGCAAGAAAATATAGGTAA